A portion of the Flavobacterium limnophilum genome contains these proteins:
- a CDS encoding DUF2059 domain-containing protein, whose translation MKKVILVLMICIPSLMGYSQTKQESIKELFHVMQQDSIMDKMFSTMIPSMINQMKSQHPINDSLANARSNELMKATMQTTKVILKKMMDEDMVALYDKYFSQKEINDYIAFYKSPSGQKFIKVTPDISKDLMEIMMQKYIPEIQNAIKTKVEEMKMSEKK comes from the coding sequence ATGAAAAAAGTAATTTTAGTTTTAATGATTTGTATTCCGTCCTTGATGGGGTATTCGCAGACCAAGCAAGAATCAATCAAGGAATTGTTTCATGTCATGCAACAAGACTCCATAATGGACAAAATGTTTAGTACAATGATTCCTTCGATGATTAACCAAATGAAAAGCCAACATCCAATAAATGATTCATTGGCAAATGCCCGTTCCAATGAATTGATGAAAGCCACAATGCAAACTACTAAGGTGATTTTGAAGAAAATGATGGACGAAGACATGGTGGCATTGTACGACAAATACTTTTCCCAAAAAGAAATTAATGATTACATCGCTTTCTACAAATCACCGTCGGGTCAGAAATTCATTAAAGTGACACCCGATATTTCAAAAGATCTTATGGAAATTATGATGCAAAAATACATTCCCGAGATTCAAAATGCAATAAAAACAAAGGTCGAGGAAATGAAAATGTCCGAGAAAAAATAA
- a CDS encoding TIGR00730 family Rossman fold protein — protein sequence MKKPPKYRLSKAESAFVQGPLSRLEELFFVFKVLFSFIRAFRKMHFIGPCVTIFGSARFGPEMDHYKDAEKIGAAMAKLGFTVMTGGGPGIMEAANKGAFEAGGYSVGCNIVLPVEQKPNKYLHKWIYIPYFFVRKVILVKYSFAFIVMPGGIGTLDELFEALTLIQNNMIAGFPVVIFDTEYHKDLCEHIDMMVKHESISPEDMKLLFVTDSVPDLVAHIEKHAIKKFGLRKIQYKPKWWFGESRR from the coding sequence ATGAAGAAACCTCCAAAATACAGACTTTCCAAAGCCGAGTCGGCATTCGTGCAAGGACCATTGTCCCGATTGGAGGAATTATTTTTTGTTTTCAAGGTGCTTTTTAGTTTTATTAGGGCTTTTCGTAAAATGCATTTTATTGGGCCTTGCGTCACCATTTTTGGGTCGGCGCGTTTTGGTCCCGAAATGGATCATTACAAAGATGCCGAAAAGATTGGCGCTGCCATGGCCAAACTGGGTTTTACCGTGATGACGGGTGGTGGTCCTGGAATTATGGAAGCGGCCAACAAAGGCGCTTTTGAAGCCGGTGGTTATTCCGTGGGTTGCAACATTGTGCTGCCCGTGGAGCAAAAACCAAACAAGTATCTCCACAAATGGATTTATATTCCCTATTTTTTTGTCAGGAAAGTGATTCTGGTCAAATATTCCTTCGCTTTCATCGTGATGCCGGGTGGAATTGGCACTCTCGACGAATTGTTTGAAGCCCTGACTTTAATCCAAAACAACATGATTGCCGGCTTTCCTGTCGTGATTTTTGACACCGAATACCACAAAGATTTGTGCGAACACATTGACATGATGGTCAAACACGAAAGCATTAGTCCAGAAGACATGAAATTACTTTTTGTGACGGATTCTGTTCCCGATTTGGTGGCACATATCGAAAAGCACGCCATCAAAAAGTTTGGCTTGAGAAAGATTCAATATAAACCAAAATGGTGGTTTGGAGAGAGCAGGCGGTGA
- a CDS encoding Fic family protein: protein MTLFIHQKDNWPNFTWNTDEVIHLLSEARNLQGRLIGKMESLGFDLRSEALLDTLTLDVLKSSEIEGEYLNPDQVRSSIARKLGMEIVGSVESDRNVDGVVEMLLDATQNCFEPLIAERLFDWQAALFPTGRSGMYKITVGDWRKDTTGAMQVVSGALGKEKVHFQAPDSILVEKEMNQFLDWFNTNSKIDLVLKAAIAHLWFVTIHPFEDGNGRITRALTDMVLAQSDKTNQRFYSMSAQIRIERKQYYEILEKTQKGNLDLTEWMSWFLNCLIHSLQSTDETLVKVLFKADFWTKHSKTLINERQKKLLNKLLDGLDGKLTSSKWAKIAKCSKDTAIRDINDLIDKNMLQKETAGGRSTNYEIME, encoded by the coding sequence ATGACACTTTTTATCCATCAAAAAGACAATTGGCCCAATTTCACTTGGAATACTGATGAAGTAATCCATTTGTTGAGTGAGGCGAGAAATTTGCAAGGAAGACTCATAGGGAAAATGGAATCTTTGGGATTCGACCTAAGGAGTGAAGCCTTGCTTGACACATTGACACTTGATGTATTAAAATCATCAGAAATAGAAGGAGAATATTTGAATCCGGATCAAGTTCGTTCCTCTATCGCCCGCAAATTGGGGATGGAAATCGTTGGTTCTGTTGAGTCGGACAGGAATGTTGATGGTGTAGTCGAAATGCTATTGGATGCCACACAAAATTGCTTTGAACCGCTAATAGCCGAAAGACTATTCGATTGGCAGGCAGCATTATTCCCTACAGGAAGAAGCGGAATGTATAAAATTACTGTTGGCGATTGGCGAAAAGATACCACTGGGGCAATGCAAGTGGTGTCGGGAGCTTTGGGTAAGGAGAAAGTACATTTTCAAGCGCCAGATTCGATATTGGTCGAAAAAGAGATGAATCAGTTTTTAGATTGGTTCAATACTAATTCAAAAATAGATTTGGTACTAAAAGCAGCTATTGCCCACTTATGGTTTGTAACCATCCACCCATTTGAAGATGGAAATGGCAGGATAACAAGGGCGTTGACCGATATGGTATTGGCACAATCGGATAAAACGAATCAACGTTTTTATAGTATGTCTGCACAAATCCGAATAGAAAGAAAGCAGTATTATGAAATACTTGAAAAGACACAAAAAGGGAATCTTGATCTAACAGAATGGATGAGCTGGTTTTTGAACTGCCTGATACATTCTTTACAATCGACCGATGAAACATTGGTTAAAGTTTTATTCAAAGCCGACTTCTGGACTAAGCATTCCAAAACTTTGATCAATGAAAGACAGAAGAAACTTTTAAATAAATTATTGGACGGATTGGATGGAAAACTGACATCATCAAAATGGGCAAAGATTGCCAAATGCTCAAAAGATACTGCTATCCGAGACATAAATGATTTGATTGACAAAAATATGCTGCAAAAAGAAACTGCAGGAGGAAGAAGTACAAATTATGAAATAATGGAATGA
- a CDS encoding DUF2059 domain-containing protein codes for MKKVILILMICMPLLMGYSQTKQESIKELFHVMQQDSIMDKMFNSMIPSMINQMKSQHPINDSLANARSNELMKATMQTTKVILKKMMDEDMVALYDKYFSQKEINDYIVFYKSPSGQKFIKVTPDISKDLMEIMMQKYIPEIQNAIKTKVEEMKMSEKK; via the coding sequence ATGAAAAAAGTAATTTTAATTTTAATGATTTGTATGCCGTTGCTGATGGGGTATTCGCAGACCAAGCAAGAATCAATCAAGGAGTTGTTTCATGTAATGCAACAAGACTCCATAATGGACAAAATGTTTAACTCCATGATTCCTTCGATGATTAACCAAATGAAAAGCCAACATCCAATAAATGATTCATTGGCAAATGCCCGTTCCAATGAATTGATGAAAGCCACAATGCAAACCACTAAGGTGATTTTGAAGAAAATGATGGACGAAGATATGGTGGCATTGTACGACAAATACTTTTCCCAAAAAGAAATTAATGATTACATCGTTTTTTACAAATCACCGTCGGGCCAGAAATTCATTAAAGTGACACCCGATATTTCGAAAGATCTTATGGAAATTATGATGCAAAAATACATTCCCGAGATTCAAAATGCAATAAAAACAAAGGTCGAGGAAATGAAAATGTCCGAGAAAAAATAA
- a CDS encoding TIGR00730 family Rossman fold protein codes for MKKPPKYRLSKAESAFVQEPLSRLEELFFVVKVLFSFIRAFRKMHFIGPCVTIFGSARFGPEMDHYKDAEKIGAAMAKLGFTVMTGGGPGIMEAANKGAFEAGGYSVGCNIVLPVEQKPNKYLHKWIYIPYFFVRKVILVKYSFAFIVMPGGIGTLDELFEALTLIQNNMITGFPVVIFDTEYHKDLCEHIDMMVKHESISPEDMKLLFVTDSVPDLVAHIEKHAIKKFGLRKIQYKPKWWFGESRR; via the coding sequence ATGAAGAAACCTCCAAAATACAGACTTTCCAAAGCCGAGTCGGCATTCGTGCAAGAACCATTGTCCCGATTGGAAGAATTATTTTTTGTTGTCAAGGTGCTTTTTAGTTTTATTAGGGCTTTTCGAAAGATGCATTTTATAGGGCCTTGCGTCACCATTTTTGGGTCGGCGCGTTTTGGTCCCGAAATGGATCATTACAAAGATGCCGAAAAGATTGGCGCTGCCATGGCCAAACTGGGTTTTACCGTGATGACGGGTGGTGGTCCTGGAATTATGGAAGCGGCCAACAAAGGCGCTTTTGAAGCCGGTGGTTATTCCGTGGGTTGCAACATTGTGCTGCCCGTGGAGCAAAAACCAAACAAGTATCTCCACAAATGGATTTATATTCCCTATTTTTTTGTCAGGAAAGTGATTCTGGTCAAATATTCCTTCGCTTTCATCGTGATGCCGGGTGGAATTGGCACTCTCGACGAATTGTTTGAAGCCCTGACTTTAATCCAAAACAACATGATTACCGGCTTTCCTGTCGTGATTTTTGACACCGAATACCACAAAGATTTGTGCGAACACATTGACATGATGGTCAAACACGAAAGCATTAGTCCAGAAGACATGAAATTACTTTTTGTGACGGATTCTGTTCCCGATTTGGTGGCACATATCGAAAAGCACGCCATCAAAAAGTTTGGCTTGAGAAAGATTCAATATAAACCAAAATGGTGGTTTGGAGAGAGCAGGCGGTGA
- a CDS encoding TolC family protein: protein MRKINLLLLIGTLSVSALGFGQDTLTISKKDIGQIAKDKNLQLQIANQAFKSAQADYRQSNALFLPSITASHTAISTTNPLMAFGSKLNQEVLTASDFNPALLNDPAVTQNYATKIEVLQPLINVDGLYGRQAAKSKMEAFQLQTERTGEYLALEVNKSFMQLQLAYKAVKVLEKANATADANLKLIENYFKQGILQKTDVLSVQVRVNEIKNQLQYAKSNVQNASDYLAFLLNEDNTNKVYKPLEELDNTISISSNNTTLSSNRKDILAMDKSSEAYAKMYQSSKMNFLPSLNAFGSYELYDDTLFGTNAQGYLVGAQLSWKVFDGYKSIGKMEKAKAEYQKAKVETQQYKSQSQLELNKTNRQLKDAENKVNLEKLALEQSQEAYRIRSNRFTQGLEKTTDLLQAETQMFQKELQLLQAVFEYDFTQEYLQFLTK, encoded by the coding sequence ATGAGGAAAATAAATTTACTATTGCTAATTGGAACGCTTTCCGTATCGGCTTTGGGTTTTGGGCAAGACACCTTGACGATTTCCAAAAAAGACATCGGGCAAATAGCCAAGGACAAAAACCTGCAACTCCAGATTGCGAATCAAGCCTTCAAATCGGCACAGGCTGATTACCGACAATCCAATGCCTTGTTTTTGCCCAGCATCACGGCATCGCACACCGCGATTTCCACCACCAATCCCTTGATGGCTTTTGGATCCAAATTGAACCAGGAAGTGTTGACGGCTTCGGATTTTAATCCCGCTTTGTTGAATGATCCTGCCGTAACCCAAAACTATGCCACCAAAATCGAGGTTTTGCAACCGCTGATCAACGTGGATGGTTTGTACGGTCGCCAAGCCGCCAAGTCCAAAATGGAAGCCTTTCAATTGCAAACCGAACGCACGGGAGAATATTTGGCTTTGGAAGTCAACAAATCTTTTATGCAACTGCAATTGGCCTACAAAGCCGTAAAAGTTTTGGAAAAAGCAAATGCCACGGCAGATGCCAATTTGAAACTAATCGAGAATTATTTCAAGCAAGGCATCCTTCAAAAAACAGATGTATTGTCGGTACAAGTTCGTGTGAACGAAATCAAAAACCAATTGCAATACGCCAAAAGCAATGTGCAAAACGCTTCGGATTATTTGGCTTTTCTTCTCAATGAAGACAACACGAATAAAGTATATAAACCATTGGAAGAGTTGGATAATACTATTTCCATTTCAAGTAACAATACAACACTTTCCAGCAACCGAAAAGACATTTTGGCGATGGATAAATCTTCCGAAGCTTACGCCAAAATGTATCAATCGAGCAAGATGAATTTCCTGCCCAGCTTGAATGCTTTTGGAAGTTACGAATTGTACGACGACACCCTTTTTGGAACGAATGCTCAAGGGTATTTGGTAGGCGCGCAATTGTCCTGGAAAGTTTTCGACGGTTACAAATCGATCGGGAAAATGGAAAAAGCCAAAGCGGAATATCAAAAAGCGAAAGTGGAAACCCAACAATACAAATCGCAAAGCCAACTGGAACTCAACAAAACGAATCGCCAATTAAAAGACGCCGAAAACAAGGTGAATCTGGAAAAATTGGCCTTGGAACAATCGCAAGAAGCGTATCGAATCAGAAGCAACCGTTTCACACAGGGCTTAGAAAAAACCACCGATTTGTTGCAAGCGGAAACCCAAATGTTCCAGAAGGAACTACAGTTGCTGCAAGCGGTTTTTGAATATGATTTTACACAGGAGTATTTGCAGTTTTTGACTAAATAG